The DNA region TCATTTCTTATGATTCCATGTTTGATTCCGGAAGCGCCCAGCCCTGCATAGTGCCCGAATAGTTGATCCTCTTCGATAAAGACACTGTTTCTTACGTCATAATAGAGCATGAGTTTGATGCCCTTCTCTTTGGCATGAACGAATACCCTTTCAAGGCTTGCTTGTCTTTTGGACCAGCCGGCATCGATATTCAACCATTCGAATCCCTGCTCTGCAACGAAGTCAATCAGGTGCAGTAAGGTCTGCTCATTGAGGCTATACCTGAAGTTATCGCTTCTGTATCCACGGATTCGCCAGTCCCAAATCCCTTTGCCTGGTTTGATCCAACTGACATCATCGAGTTGACACGGCGCTGCCAAATTCAACACGGCGGTATTGACCAGCAAATCACCCATGGTTTCGCCTAGCAGCAGCACCCGCCAAGGCGTCACGTGCCCCTCACCACTCGAAACGGCGGTACTCGACGAAATAGGCTTCTTCGTCTCCATATCATGAATGATCTCCATCGCCTCGAATCCGGTTGCGGAGTACAAGTCAGATTCCAGCAACGCAAGCGAACGACCATCCGGATGCTCAATGACCAACGGAACCTGGATCGTCTCTATCTCATCGAGACTCGCGGGGCCGCTGACGCCCTTTTCCCCTTCAGGAGAATAATATTGGACATCACCGACCACATTGCAGGCACTCGAAAATGCAATCTCCTGGCCTCTGGATTCTCCCGACAAGACAAAACGGAACCCAACACCCGTATCAAACACGCGGCAAAGCAGTTTCACCGGCGTACCGTCCGCCGTCAGCGAAAGGGTCAGTTCGCGATGGTGATCGCGGATGGTGCTGAACCTCCCCCAGACCGGATTCCAACTCGTATCGTTCTCGCGTATCGAATGATCACCCACTGCCATTTCCGCGCCCGAAACAATCTCCAACTTGGAAGAACCGACAACTGGCGTTCCACCCTTGGAAACCGAATAGAAGAGCGTTCCGTCTTTCAGTTCCATTGATGCCGAAACCTGGCCATCCGGAGACTGAACCGTCACGGGCGCTGCAAACAAGTTCGCAACTGCCAATAAGATCCCTATCGCAATGGCTGCATAGTTGGTCATTTTAAGTTTCTGCTTCTCTTTCTAGGTCGACAGCGCCACTTCCATCTTCATATAAGCTCGAAACGCAAGCGAGAGAATCAGCTACGCCAAAACCCACTCGCTTGCGCTTCGTGCTTATCTTTGCAACGTTTCCTTGTTTGAGAAGCACTCGGCGTAGGTAGTTGTCTGATCCTTTTTCAACGTGATTTCCCTGCTCAACTGACCTTCAGCATAAAGACGGAACCGTCCGTCGCAGGTGGCCCGGATGGCTGCAGTGGTCAACTGGCCCTGATCCCATGCGATATCCACCTCGAAGCCGCCTCTGGCCCGCAGGCCCTTCACGTGGCCATTCGGCCAGGACGAGGGTAGCGCGGGAAGCAGATCCAGAATGGAAGCCGCGTTGGCCAGACGATCGGGTGGCACCTCAGCAACAAACTGGTTCGGCCGCTCAAGGTCTTCTCGATACGGAACATAAGCAGCCGCCGCAAGGGTATCCGCCTGTGGATCAATACTACGGAGGTGGCTCTGCAACAACATCTCAGGAATCGCCGCACCGCCGCCAAAGTTGCCGTCAATCTGAAAGCGGCTACCGTTGAGGAGGTTAGGATTGGCCGAACCAGAGACCAAGTCTACATAGTACTTCAACGCCTCGTCTCCGTTGCGCAGGCGAGCCCAACAAGCAGCTCGCCAAGCGCCCTTCCATCCGCCCTGGCCAACGCGCACCTTGAGCACGGTTTCGCAGGCCTCGGCCAGCTTGGGAGTCACTAAAGGAGAGAAGTCGCGTCCTGGGTGAAGGGCAATCAGGTGAGAAAGGTGGCGATGGGTCCCCTCGGGATCATCCCAATCTTCCGGCCACTCTTGAAGCTGTCCGTGCGAATTGATTTTCTGAGGTGACAGTTTCGGTAGGAAATCTCGTAAGGTTTGGCGAAATTCTGGGTCTCGGTCCAGAACAATGGATGCCTCAATGCAATCGGTGAACAGGTTCACCAGCAATTGCTGGTCATAGCTCGCGCCCCAGGACTGCTTGTTCAATTCTCCAAACTCTTTCTTCAGGAAAAAGTTCTCTGGCGACCAAGTGGGATAGATCACCAACGTGCCATCCTTCCAGGGAGCAAGATGTTCGAAGAAGAACTCCGCAGCACCTTTTAGAATCGGGTAAACCTCTTCGAGATAAACGCGGTCCTTGCTAAAGGCATAGTGCTCGAACAGATGTTGAGCCAACCAGTGGCCGCCCTGCTGAAGGCGGCGTCCATGTGGATTCTGAGCCGTGAAACCAAAGATGTTTCCATTAAGGCCTACCGTCCACCCCTTCTTCACTCCAAAGGTTCCCCATGCCGTATGCCTGCCGGATTCCGCGAGTACCTTCGTCCACTCCACAAATGGAGAGAAGCTCTCGGGTAGGTTCGCCGTTTCAACCATCCAGTAGTTCATCTGGACATTAATATCGTGGTGATAGTCGCTATTCCACGGAGGGGTCAGCATCGAATTCCACAGCCCCTGCAAGTTAGAAGGTACAGGAGCATCGCGTGAAGTGCAGATCTGCAGATAGCGTGCGAAATCGAAGTAGAGCTTTTGAACTTCTCTCGGATCACCTTGTTTGATGAGCCTATCCGTTGGCAGCCTCGATGGCGCAACACCAAGATCGAGCTGAACACGCTGCATCAGCGACTGCACGTCCGAGACATGTTTTTGCTTCAACGCCCTGTAGCCCAGTTCCTCAGCCTGTTGTAGGGCGAGCAGCGTATCGCCTGCAAAATCGCGTCCTTTGAATTCGGGGAAATTCGGCAGGTAGTCCGTATAGCCAGCTACGTACAGAACGACTTCGGTCGCTCCAGTGACTCGCAATGTGCCGTCCGCTTTCGCTTCCACCTCCGCATCGCTGGCCACAACACGCACGGCTTGCATAAACGCCATGTCTTCTTGATCCATGTTGGCAAATCCGCGCAACTGAATCTCCCGACCGTTGGCTTCAATCGTGCTTTCTTTGTGAGCCGTTCGGGCCTCCAGCACCAAGTCCATTTTACCGCCGTCCGCCGAGAAGCGAGCAACAAACAAATCCTGCGGATGGCTGCAGAAGTATTCGCGAGAGTACTTTACGTCTCCAACCCTGTAGCGAACACTTGCAACCCCCGTCGAAAGATCCAAGGCCCGATGGTAGTTGTCCGCGGCGCTTGGATCATGTCCGGTTCGTATTTCAAGATCAGCGAACGGTGCGAAATTGCCCAAACGCTGTTGGGTAGCGAGATACTGGGTCCCCAGAGCTTCGATGGATCCTTCCCCGGTGCCATACTTTCCCTCGCGGCAGGCGGCCCGGACCAACTCCAGATAATCCTTGCCATTCGCCGGCGAGCCCGATTGCTTCAACTCACTCTCTCCGCGCGTCGAATTCATCCACAGCGTAATGTCATTAAATACCAGGTACTCGGAATCGACATGACCCGAAAACATCGCGCCGAAGCGACCGTTTCCCAAAGGCAGGGCCTCGCCCATGAAACGCGCATTGGTCTGAGCTCTGGGATTCGTGTGATCAAGCCGCTTTAGATTCTCTGCGATCGGACGGTCGTAGTGCAAAACCGAGCCATCCTCTGCCAATCCCGAGCGGAACGAGCAGAGTGCAATGACGAGGATCGCAGTCAGCCTCTTGATACTTTCTTCTATCTTCATATTTCCTTCTCCCCTTCTATGACAGCGTCATATCATTCTTTTTGGTCACTGATGTGCGACGATTGGAGCGCTACCAACTCTTGACGCTCACGACATGGCGCTGTCCAGCTAATCACCCAGGCGTCCCATTTTTGATACATCCAGCGGCTCAATCCCCAATGTCAAGGCAGGACTGCCGGGCCGGAAACTGAAATCGCCACCCGCTGGATCCACAAAGAGAGGATCGCCGACGAGACTTTCCTTCTCTTTGCCGACCGCCCGCATCTTAAGCAGATGCTCATCCATCCAATGCGAATCGGTTGGATGGTAGTAGAGATTGTTGTCCATGTCCGTTTCGATGAGCTTGGGCGAAGGACGTCCGCCATTGTCTTTGCCTCTGGGCCGCTCGTTATGGGCCTTGCCTCCTTCAGGATGGGAAACAACGATATTGCGACGCACTTTTGAACCCGTAACCGGAACCCATTCAAAGCTGATGTATCCACTCCCCGGTACGACAGCGGGATCGACAATGAAATTGTTGATGATGTCGTTGACACCCTTCGAGGCGATTCCCGCAGAGAAACCCGCGTTGTTGTAGAGCACATTGCCATAGATGAGCGTCTCATGTTGATCGTCATCACAACGGATGGCTGCCGGCAGCGAGTTCGCCACGTTGTCATGCAGGTAGTTGTAGCGAACAAGATTGCCCGTCCCTGTTCCCGACACATAGATGCCATTTCCATCCGAGAGCAATTGAACCGCGTGCGAAATCTCGTTGTATTCAAAAAGATTGTGTCGGGCATGGTTGTACTTCTCACGCGTTTTCCAGCCCTCGTATCCACCGCGCTGTCGGTTTCTATCCTCGGCCGCAATCTCATGCCGGCGGATCGTTCTGCCGCCCTCCCCATTCAGACTCCGATCAGGTTCGACGCGAGTGGTGATGAGCACCGCTGAATAGCCACTGTGGTGCAATTCATTGTGGACCATCCGATTGTGGCCACTTTGCCAGGCCCAAAGTCCCGGAGAATGCCAGGTAATCTCGCTGAAGTGATGGATGTGGTTGTTAACGATGTCGTTGTGGTGGTTGACGTCTTTCGTGCCAGGACCATAACCCGCCAGCAGAATCCCCGCCTCGCCCAAATGTGCAAATTCAGAATCAACGACGCGATTGCGTTGCGCGTGCAGGTCCATGCGCAAACCCGAACCACCGGAATTGACAAACTTACAATTGGTCACCTGACAGTCTTCGGCACCGCGGAATCGAAGCAGCGCGGTGGGACGATCGAACATATCCCAGTCGTGCTGCATGCCCCAACCCACACGACCTTCATCGCTTTTCCATGCCCAGCGATCCGCGTGGGAAAAGGTCAGCCCAGAAAACGCGATGCCTCGGACGGGCGTATCCGTTGGACCCTCATAATCGATTTCTCCCTCAACCCGAATCAACTCCGTCGTCGTTGGCGCAAGGATTCCTCGTGGCGATCCATCGGGGGCTGGATCAGAAGGCCACAGATAGATCTTTCGCGTTTCGGTATTGACCACCCATTCCCCAGGCTCGTTTAGCGCCTCGAGAATATTCTCAACCCATACGACGGAGGCTTCTGGGTCGTGAAGATATCCCGGCAACGGCCCCATGGGGTAGGTCGCAGAAGCGCCGGTTGTTGCAACGCACGAGTCCTCATCTACAGATTCAAGCGGAAGCATATTGATCGCCCACGCTCGACCGGGTCTCACCTGGATCTCAACATCCTTCAAATTGTCCCAGTTCCTCAAGGCTCCTTCGGGGAAGTGAAGTGT from Novipirellula artificiosorum includes:
- a CDS encoding glycoside hydrolase family 97 protein, whose protein sequence is MTNYAAIAIGILLAVANLFAAPVTVQSPDGQVSASMELKDGTLFYSVSKGGTPVVGSSKLEIVSGAEMAVGDHSIRENDTSWNPVWGRFSTIRDHHRELTLSLTADGTPVKLLCRVFDTGVGFRFVLSGESRGQEIAFSSACNVVGDVQYYSPEGEKGVSGPASLDEIETIQVPLVIEHPDGRSLALLESDLYSATGFEAMEIIHDMETKKPISSSTAVSSGEGHVTPWRVLLLGETMGDLLVNTAVLNLAAPCQLDDVSWIKPGKGIWDWRIRGYRSDNFRYSLNEQTLLHLIDFVAEQGFEWLNIDAGWSKRQASLERVFVHAKEKGIKLMLYYDVRNSVFIEEDQLFGHYAGLGASGIKHGIIRNDAAFTRYAIREAAENKLLISFHDRPCPMAGAERTMPNLITYEYCHAQQDARRAFTPETFIKMAMVNALVAPLDQANGNFGINSINAGQRSLGPRERNSYISTVVSEVARTLVSYSGLVLLPDAPEEYLKKADLFEYLKAMPATWDDTRVLQARIGETISIARRSGDHWFVGTVNNQQARTLQLRLNFLKPGITYEATLYQDASDAHGVENPEAYVISTATRKHGDVVPAEMAVAGGHAMILRPVR
- a CDS encoding glycoside hydrolase family 95 protein; this encodes MKIEESIKRLTAILVIALCSFRSGLAEDGSVLHYDRPIAENLKRLDHTNPRAQTNARFMGEALPLGNGRFGAMFSGHVDSEYLVFNDITLWMNSTRGESELKQSGSPANGKDYLELVRAACREGKYGTGEGSIEALGTQYLATQQRLGNFAPFADLEIRTGHDPSAADNYHRALDLSTGVASVRYRVGDVKYSREYFCSHPQDLFVARFSADGGKMDLVLEARTAHKESTIEANGREIQLRGFANMDQEDMAFMQAVRVVASDAEVEAKADGTLRVTGATEVVLYVAGYTDYLPNFPEFKGRDFAGDTLLALQQAEELGYRALKQKHVSDVQSLMQRVQLDLGVAPSRLPTDRLIKQGDPREVQKLYFDFARYLQICTSRDAPVPSNLQGLWNSMLTPPWNSDYHHDINVQMNYWMVETANLPESFSPFVEWTKVLAESGRHTAWGTFGVKKGWTVGLNGNIFGFTAQNPHGRRLQQGGHWLAQHLFEHYAFSKDRVYLEEVYPILKGAAEFFFEHLAPWKDGTLVIYPTWSPENFFLKKEFGELNKQSWGASYDQQLLVNLFTDCIEASIVLDRDPEFRQTLRDFLPKLSPQKINSHGQLQEWPEDWDDPEGTHRHLSHLIALHPGRDFSPLVTPKLAEACETVLKVRVGQGGWKGAWRAACWARLRNGDEALKYYVDLVSGSANPNLLNGSRFQIDGNFGGGAAIPEMLLQSHLRSIDPQADTLAAAAYVPYREDLERPNQFVAEVPPDRLANAASILDLLPALPSSWPNGHVKGLRARGGFEVDIAWDQGQLTTAAIRATCDGRFRLYAEGQLSREITLKKDQTTTYAECFSNKETLQR
- a CDS encoding right-handed parallel beta-helix repeat-containing protein, whose product is MKTRLKCSWSRWNVLQWLSMLVVLAVPGEGFAMDIYVSVDGDAQADGSLAKPYGSLPDAVEAVRTLRNAGNTESAVIHLRGGRHQLSQTLILRREDGARTTSDAAMLEQYGAGIPTDPAFLTFAAYPGEHPVVSGGVPVTGWKRLESAPTDLPAQSVAKVWVADMPKGLNRFSTLYDSQRRLNRARNDGFAYAKQGNARTLHFPEGALRNWDNLKDVEIQVRPGRAWAINMLPLESVDEDSCVATTGASATYPMGPLPGYLHDPEASVVWVENILEALNEPGEWVVNTETRKIYLWPSDPAPDGSPRGILAPTTTELIRVEGEIDYEGPTDTPVRGIAFSGLTFSHADRWAWKSDEGRVGWGMQHDWDMFDRPTALLRFRGAEDCQVTNCKFVNSGGSGLRMDLHAQRNRVVDSEFAHLGEAGILLAGYGPGTKDVNHHNDIVNNHIHHFSEITWHSPGLWAWQSGHNRMVHNELHHSGYSAVLITTRVEPDRSLNGEGGRTIRRHEIAAEDRNRQRGGYEGWKTREKYNHARHNLFEYNEISHAVQLLSDGNGIYVSGTGTGNLVRYNYLHDNVANSLPAAIRCDDDQHETLIYGNVLYNNAGFSAGIASKGVNDIINNFIVDPAVVPGSGYISFEWVPVTGSKVRRNIVVSHPEGGKAHNERPRGKDNGGRPSPKLIETDMDNNLYYHPTDSHWMDEHLLKMRAVGKEKESLVGDPLFVDPAGGDFSFRPGSPALTLGIEPLDVSKMGRLGD